A single window of Mycolicibacterium madagascariense DNA harbors:
- a CDS encoding acyl-CoA dehydrogenase family protein, producing MTFSLELSEDVIEVRDWVHDFAEQVVRPAAAEWDEREETPWPIIQEAAKVGLYSVDLFATQAAEPTGLGMLTVFEELFWGDAGIALSILGTGLAAASLAANGTPEQLGEWLPQMFGSIAEPQLASFCSSEPGAGSDVAAIITRARYDEATDEWVINGTKTWATNGGIANVHIVVASVHPDLGSRGQATFIIPPGTKGFSQGQKFTKHGIRASHTAEVVLDDVRIPGNLIIGGREKFEERIAKAREGRSSAGQAAMKTFERTRPTVGAMALGVSRAAYEYALDYAQQREQFGRKIGDFQAVAFKLADMKARIDASRLLVWRAGWMARNNLPFTNAEGSMAKLVASETAVYVTDEAIQILGGNGYTRDYPVERMHRDAKIFTIFEGTSEIQRLVMARAITGLPLK from the coding sequence ATGACGTTTTCACTGGAACTGTCCGAGGACGTGATCGAGGTCCGCGACTGGGTCCACGACTTCGCTGAACAGGTCGTCCGACCGGCCGCCGCGGAATGGGACGAGCGTGAGGAAACGCCGTGGCCGATCATCCAGGAAGCCGCCAAGGTGGGGCTCTACTCGGTGGATCTGTTCGCGACGCAGGCGGCCGAGCCGACGGGCCTCGGCATGCTGACGGTGTTCGAGGAATTGTTCTGGGGTGACGCCGGCATCGCGCTGTCGATCCTGGGCACGGGTCTGGCCGCCGCGTCGCTGGCCGCCAACGGAACACCCGAGCAGCTCGGGGAGTGGCTGCCGCAGATGTTCGGTTCGATCGCCGAGCCGCAGTTGGCGTCGTTCTGCTCGTCGGAACCCGGGGCGGGCTCCGACGTCGCGGCGATCATCACCCGCGCGCGTTACGACGAGGCCACCGACGAATGGGTGATCAACGGAACCAAGACGTGGGCCACCAACGGCGGCATCGCCAACGTGCACATCGTGGTGGCCTCGGTCCACCCGGACCTCGGCTCGCGCGGCCAGGCGACGTTCATCATCCCGCCGGGGACCAAGGGCTTCAGTCAGGGTCAGAAGTTCACCAAGCACGGCATCCGCGCATCGCACACCGCCGAGGTCGTACTCGACGACGTCCGTATTCCCGGCAACCTCATCATCGGCGGCAGGGAGAAGTTCGAGGAGCGCATCGCCAAGGCGCGCGAGGGCCGGAGCTCGGCGGGCCAGGCGGCCATGAAGACCTTCGAGAGGACCCGCCCCACGGTCGGCGCGATGGCGCTCGGGGTGTCCCGTGCGGCATACGAGTACGCACTGGACTACGCCCAGCAACGGGAGCAGTTCGGCCGCAAGATCGGTGACTTCCAGGCGGTCGCCTTCAAGCTGGCCGACATGAAGGCCCGCATCGACGCGTCCCGGCTGCTGGTGTGGCGGGCCGGGTGGATGGCCCGCAACAACCTGCCGTTCACCAACGCCGAGGGGTCGATGGCGAAGCTCGTCGCCAGCGAGACCGCCGTGTACGTCACCGACGAGGCCATCCAGATCCTCGGCGGCAACGGGTACACGCGCGACTATCCCGTCGAGCGCATGCACCGTGACGCCAAGATCTTCACGATCTTCGAGGGCACCAGCGAGATTCAGCGTCTGGTGATGGCCCGGGCGATCACCGGCCTGCCGCTGAAGTAG
- the trhA gene encoding PAQR family membrane homeostasis protein TrhA — protein MSGAVARSTNVESTVDDDPPAILRGDDDLPQVLADTVTDFFHAPRARGLIHVVCAVMAIVAGAVLVPVAWLTASPKAGLATLVYTTTIVGMFSVSAVYHRVRWRSLATRKWMKRADHSMIFVFIAGSYTPFAVLAMPPHTATLVLTIVYCGAAAGVALKMFWPSSPRWVGVPLYLVLGYAAIWFAPVLLAGGGPSVVALLVAGGVLYNIGAVLYGVRWPNPWPQTFGYHEFFHAFTAAAAICHYAAIWLLIV, from the coding sequence ATGAGCGGCGCAGTCGCGCGTTCGACCAACGTCGAATCGACGGTCGACGACGACCCGCCAGCTATCCTGCGTGGCGACGACGACCTCCCGCAGGTGCTGGCCGACACCGTCACCGACTTCTTCCATGCCCCGCGCGCCAGGGGGCTCATCCACGTGGTGTGCGCGGTGATGGCGATCGTCGCCGGCGCCGTCCTGGTGCCGGTCGCCTGGTTGACCGCCTCGCCGAAGGCGGGTCTGGCAACCCTCGTCTACACGACCACGATCGTCGGCATGTTCAGCGTGAGCGCGGTCTACCACCGGGTGCGGTGGCGGAGTCTGGCGACCCGCAAGTGGATGAAGCGCGCCGATCACTCCATGATCTTCGTCTTCATCGCGGGCAGCTACACGCCGTTCGCGGTGCTGGCGATGCCGCCGCACACCGCCACCCTGGTGCTGACGATCGTCTACTGCGGGGCCGCCGCAGGTGTCGCGCTGAAGATGTTCTGGCCGTCCTCACCGAGGTGGGTCGGCGTCCCGCTGTACCTGGTGCTCGGCTACGCCGCGATCTGGTTCGCGCCCGTGCTGCTGGCCGGCGGCGGTCCGAGCGTGGTGGCGTTGCTGGTGGCCGGCGGCGTGCTCTACAACATCGGCGCCGTGCTCTACGGAGTGCGCTGGCCGAACCCGTGGCCTCAGACGTTCGGGTACCACGAGTTCTTCCACGCGTTCACCGCGGCGGCGGCCATCTGCCACTACGCCGCGATCTGGCTCCTCATCGTGTAG
- a CDS encoding diguanylate cyclase domain-containing protein, whose protein sequence is MNAPYELDAVVTAAAAKLMAATVGTAVQISRDVLADLVAHLDVDVSFLRYNDHGIGASRLVAEWPPRSAVPQPDPLALVYFADDPVFAQCEHGKTPAVFGPEPANADYQRLIEAGSSVHASSMAAVPLVSGEITTGTLGFVKFGDRRWRREELNALQAIASLFAQVQARIAAEEQLRYLAHHDELTGLHNRRGLLAHLSERRRQHERIVVLFLDLDRLKNVNDDLGHAAGDDVIRATAGRLHQALHPDDVLARLGGDEFVASLITPLDEAEIASLTARVHACLAESLQVGSARLSIGASIGVVIVGPDDPRDPARILRDADTAMYAAKNDGGGRTHYVATPEADCSPVGSRPEPSDAAAVIQQAIGVLRAQTGVATDDALQVLERMSHDDGTELAEVAGQVVDRAVERAGGIATPDP, encoded by the coding sequence ATGAACGCGCCGTACGAGCTCGACGCCGTCGTCACCGCGGCGGCAGCCAAGTTGATGGCGGCCACCGTTGGAACCGCCGTACAGATCAGCCGTGACGTGTTGGCCGACCTCGTCGCCCACCTCGACGTCGACGTCAGCTTCCTGCGCTACAACGACCACGGCATCGGCGCGTCGAGGCTCGTCGCCGAATGGCCGCCGCGATCCGCCGTGCCCCAACCGGATCCGCTGGCGCTGGTCTACTTCGCCGACGATCCCGTGTTCGCGCAGTGCGAGCACGGCAAGACCCCCGCCGTCTTCGGTCCCGAGCCGGCCAATGCCGACTACCAACGATTGATCGAGGCGGGCAGCAGCGTCCACGCCAGTTCGATGGCGGCGGTCCCGCTCGTATCCGGCGAAATCACTACCGGCACACTGGGATTCGTCAAGTTTGGCGATCGGCGGTGGCGACGCGAGGAGTTGAACGCCCTGCAGGCCATTGCCTCGCTGTTCGCTCAGGTGCAGGCCCGCATCGCGGCCGAGGAACAGCTCCGCTACCTCGCTCACCACGACGAGCTGACCGGATTGCACAACCGTCGCGGTCTCCTGGCGCACCTGTCCGAGCGCCGTCGGCAGCACGAACGCATCGTGGTCCTGTTCCTCGACCTCGACCGGCTGAAGAACGTCAACGACGATCTGGGCCATGCCGCGGGCGACGACGTCATCCGCGCCACCGCGGGCAGGTTGCACCAGGCGCTGCACCCCGACGACGTGCTGGCCCGCCTCGGCGGGGACGAGTTCGTGGCGTCCCTCATCACGCCCCTCGACGAGGCCGAGATCGCCTCGCTCACCGCGCGGGTGCACGCGTGCCTGGCCGAGTCCCTTCAGGTGGGGTCCGCCAGGCTGAGCATCGGGGCCAGTATCGGCGTCGTCATCGTCGGCCCCGACGATCCTCGCGACCCGGCGCGCATCCTGCGCGACGCCGACACCGCGATGTACGCCGCGAAGAACGACGGTGGCGGGAGGACCCACTACGTCGCCACGCCCGAGGCCGATTGCTCCCCCGTCGGCTCGCGACCGGAGCCGAGCGACGCGGCGGCGGTGATCCAGCAGGCGATCGGCGTCCTGCGGGCCCAGACCGGGGTGGCCACCGACGACGCCCTGCAGGTGCTCGAGCGGATGAGTCACGACGACGGCACCGAGCTCGCCGAGGTCGCCGGCCAGGTGGTGGACCGCGCCGTCGAACGTGCCGGCGGCATCGCGACCCCCGACCCGTAG
- a CDS encoding sensor domain-containing phosphodiesterase — protein sequence MSIELPRAGVAPSHELPEDARAVEAAVRGDGLAAAFQPIVTLGDGATVGFEALARWPAFEGLSPPMVFERARASNQLDELDALCIDAAITQALDHGLGRKALLCINCEPTSGTASAARSAVLERGQRELQVMFELTERSLLTHPHLLLQKVASLRDAGFAIALDDVGTHPDSMALLDVVSPDVVKLDLGLVQSQPDDDQARTLSAVLAHHERTGAVILAEGIETDEHLEQALAVGATLGQGYKFGRPGLMSDHPAAAGWSPPPSRRERPGLASGSPFDLIGDHAPLRTGRKQTLTAFSRHIESQARNAADPPILLTALQRAKRFTGRTRRDYLDFATRSPLVAVFAENLPTDLGPGVRQVCLAADDALAAEWTVVALGPHTAAALIAREHPDNALRGRSDADRRFDFIITYDRSLVTAAACNLLDRIL from the coding sequence ATGTCGATTGAACTGCCCAGGGCGGGAGTCGCTCCGTCGCACGAGTTGCCCGAGGATGCTCGCGCGGTGGAGGCTGCCGTCCGCGGCGACGGGTTGGCCGCCGCGTTCCAACCCATCGTGACACTCGGCGATGGCGCGACAGTGGGATTCGAGGCGCTGGCGCGCTGGCCGGCGTTCGAGGGCCTCAGCCCGCCGATGGTGTTCGAGCGCGCCAGAGCCAGCAACCAGCTCGACGAGTTGGACGCGCTGTGCATCGACGCCGCCATCACCCAGGCCCTCGATCATGGTCTGGGCCGAAAAGCCTTGCTGTGCATCAACTGTGAGCCGACGAGCGGCACTGCGTCCGCGGCGCGCAGTGCCGTCCTGGAACGCGGGCAGCGGGAACTACAGGTGATGTTCGAGCTGACCGAGCGCAGCCTGCTCACCCATCCGCATCTGCTGCTGCAGAAGGTCGCCTCGTTGCGTGACGCGGGTTTCGCCATCGCTCTGGACGACGTGGGAACCCATCCCGACTCGATGGCACTGCTCGACGTCGTCTCCCCCGACGTCGTGAAGCTGGATCTCGGCCTGGTGCAGTCCCAACCCGACGACGACCAGGCCAGGACGCTCTCGGCGGTGCTGGCCCACCACGAACGCACCGGTGCGGTGATCCTGGCGGAGGGCATCGAGACCGACGAGCATCTCGAACAGGCACTCGCCGTCGGCGCGACGCTGGGGCAGGGCTACAAGTTCGGCCGACCCGGCCTGATGAGCGACCACCCGGCGGCGGCGGGCTGGTCGCCACCTCCGTCGAGGAGGGAGCGACCCGGCCTCGCGTCGGGGTCGCCGTTCGACCTGATCGGGGATCACGCCCCGCTGCGGACCGGCAGGAAGCAGACCCTGACGGCGTTCTCCCGTCACATCGAAAGCCAGGCCCGCAACGCCGCCGACCCACCCATCCTGCTCACCGCGCTGCAGCGCGCCAAGCGGTTCACCGGGCGGACCCGCCGCGACTACCTCGACTTCGCGACCCGCTCCCCCCTCGTCGCCGTGTTCGCCGAGAACCTGCCGACCGATCTGGGACCTGGGGTGCGGCAGGTCTGCCTGGCCGCCGACGATGCGCTGGCCGCCGAGTGGACGGTCGTGGCCCTCGGCCCGCACACCGCGGCCGCGCTGATCGCCCGCGAGCACCCCGACAACGCCCTCCGCGGCCGCAGCGACGCGGACCGCCGGTTCGACTTCATCATCACCTATGACCGCTCGCTGGTAACCGCCGCTGCGTGCAACCTCCTTGATCGCATCCTCTGA
- a CDS encoding GAF and ANTAR domain-containing protein: MPDTEYAKTLRDAMTDLTHRFAHPTNVDEILYGITTAAVNLIDAVDSCDVLLIEHAEKFRSVATTSPVAAELDGIQHRHGEGPCIDAAVGDTMALSNDLRDDERWPRFATAAVEAGVHSVLSFQLYTHQKQPTCRGALNLFSSRPNAFDSDAQAIGAMLATHAAIVLIAQDREAQFQSALASRDAIGQAKGMIMERFRVDAVRAFELLKKLSQDTNTRLVDVAAQIVASGPPE; this comes from the coding sequence GTGCCGGACACGGAGTACGCCAAAACCCTGCGTGACGCGATGACCGACCTCACCCACCGGTTCGCCCACCCCACCAACGTCGATGAGATTCTCTATGGAATCACCACTGCTGCAGTGAATCTCATCGATGCAGTCGACAGTTGCGATGTGCTCCTCATCGAGCACGCCGAGAAGTTCCGCTCGGTGGCCACCACGTCGCCGGTCGCCGCCGAACTCGACGGCATCCAACACCGTCACGGCGAAGGTCCCTGCATCGATGCGGCGGTCGGCGACACCATGGCGTTGTCGAACGACCTCCGAGACGACGAACGCTGGCCGAGATTCGCCACGGCGGCCGTGGAGGCCGGAGTGCACAGTGTGCTGTCCTTCCAGCTCTACACGCATCAGAAACAGCCCACCTGCCGGGGCGCGTTGAATCTGTTCAGCTCGCGACCGAATGCCTTCGACTCCGATGCCCAGGCCATCGGCGCCATGCTGGCGACCCATGCGGCGATCGTGTTGATCGCTCAGGACCGCGAAGCGCAGTTCCAGTCCGCGCTGGCGAGTCGGGACGCCATCGGCCAGGCCAAGGGCATGATCATGGAACGCTTCCGCGTCGACGCCGTGCGCGCCTTCGAACTGCTCAAGAAGCTCTCTCAGGACACCAACACTCGCCTGGTCGACGTCGCCGCGCAGATCGTGGCATCCGGACCGCCCGAGTAA
- a CDS encoding nitroreductase/quinone reductase family protein, protein MSEPTPPWWLKPVNKVNMAIQKLGIPTGPVRVLTVPGRTSGRARPTPVTPFEVDGQLFTVAGYPKADWALNARAAGAGTLTRGRSSHRVSIVELSAEDARPVLRALPTKLPQGVGFYKRSGLVTQGSADEFEALAGRCPVFRLDPV, encoded by the coding sequence ATGTCCGAACCAACACCGCCATGGTGGCTCAAGCCGGTGAACAAGGTTAACATGGCCATCCAGAAGTTGGGCATTCCCACCGGACCCGTCCGCGTGCTGACGGTGCCCGGCCGGACGTCGGGCCGGGCACGTCCCACCCCCGTCACGCCGTTCGAGGTCGACGGCCAGCTCTTCACCGTCGCGGGCTACCCGAAGGCGGACTGGGCCCTCAACGCGCGGGCTGCAGGCGCGGGCACGCTGACCCGCGGGCGTTCCTCTCATCGGGTCTCCATCGTCGAACTCTCCGCCGAGGACGCGCGCCCGGTGCTGCGCGCGCTCCCGACGAAGTTGCCGCAAGGGGTCGGCTTCTACAAGCGGTCCGGCCTCGTCACGCAGGGGAGTGCTGACGAATTCGAGGCGTTGGCGGGCCGTTGCCCCGTCTTTCGCCTCGATCCGGTCTAG
- a CDS encoding SDR family NAD(P)-dependent oxidoreductase, with the protein MTTQISAARLGGKVALITGGSRGIGAAVTRRLAAEGAAVAINYRSDAEAAQALVDEIAGGGGRAVALPADVSDPAQSRSVVGDVVDQFGALHLLASNAGIEHFGPLASLTMDDFDRIFHTNVAGQLFVTQAAVAAMTDGGRIVLTSSISARIAVHHHTLYGASKAAVNAMVLNLAPELAEAGIAINAIAPGGTATDMAAEHAKSYTHPELADVDPDKVMKSMNSLRRLADPQEIAAAVAFLLSEDASYLTGSVLDASGGWI; encoded by the coding sequence ATGACCACCCAGATTTCCGCAGCACGACTCGGCGGCAAGGTCGCCCTGATCACCGGGGGCAGCCGAGGCATCGGTGCGGCCGTCACCCGTCGACTGGCCGCCGAGGGTGCAGCCGTCGCCATAAACTACCGCTCCGACGCCGAGGCGGCCCAGGCGCTGGTCGACGAGATCGCCGGCGGCGGTGGCCGGGCGGTGGCGCTTCCTGCCGACGTCAGCGATCCGGCACAGTCGCGGTCGGTCGTCGGCGACGTGGTCGACCAGTTCGGCGCACTTCACCTGTTGGCGAGCAACGCCGGTATCGAACACTTCGGGCCGTTGGCGTCGCTGACGATGGACGACTTCGACCGAATCTTCCACACCAACGTCGCGGGTCAACTCTTCGTGACCCAGGCAGCGGTGGCGGCGATGACGGACGGCGGCCGCATCGTGTTGACGTCGTCGATCAGCGCCCGCATTGCGGTGCACCATCACACGCTGTACGGAGCGAGCAAGGCCGCGGTCAATGCCATGGTGCTGAATCTCGCTCCCGAACTGGCCGAAGCCGGCATTGCGATCAATGCCATCGCACCTGGCGGTACTGCGACCGACATGGCTGCCGAACACGCCAAGAGTTACACCCATCCGGAGCTGGCGGACGTCGACCCCGACAAGGTAATGAAGAGCATGAATTCGCTTCGCCGCCTTGCTGATCCACAGGAGATCGCCGCCGCCGTAGCGTTTCTCCTGTCCGAGGACGCGTCCTACCTCACCGGGTCGGTACTCGACGCCAGCGGTGGGTGGATCTAG
- a CDS encoding SDR family NAD(P)-dependent oxidoreductase yields MADETFAGKTALVTGAGRGIGRAVALGLASAGAELALLARSQPELDEVAERGRARGARVVVVPTDLADPSALRDAIQHVQNECAAIDILINNAATVQPMGPTVNVDVDEWASAIAVNVVGPATLTLTLLPGMCDRRWGRIVNVSARAAVAPSQLLGGNAYTSSKAALEAHTLNLAAEVADTGVTVNVFRPGIVDTAIHDWVRSQPEERIGAAIRNQFVHFRDAGMLISPEQSAAALLARLGGDGTGQIWDVNDDTPRR; encoded by the coding sequence ATGGCCGATGAGACCTTCGCCGGCAAGACCGCGCTGGTGACCGGGGCTGGCCGCGGCATCGGACGGGCTGTGGCGTTGGGCTTGGCCTCCGCGGGCGCTGAATTGGCACTGCTTGCCCGCTCGCAGCCCGAGCTCGACGAGGTCGCAGAGCGTGGTAGAGCACGCGGTGCCCGAGTGGTGGTCGTGCCCACCGACCTCGCCGACCCGTCAGCTCTGCGGGATGCCATCCAGCACGTTCAGAACGAATGCGCTGCGATCGACATCCTGATCAACAACGCTGCGACGGTGCAGCCGATGGGACCCACCGTGAACGTCGACGTCGACGAGTGGGCATCGGCGATCGCGGTCAACGTGGTCGGCCCCGCCACCCTGACGCTGACGCTGTTGCCTGGCATGTGCGACCGACGGTGGGGCCGGATCGTCAACGTGTCGGCCAGAGCGGCGGTGGCGCCGTCGCAACTCCTCGGCGGCAATGCCTACACCAGTTCCAAGGCGGCGTTGGAGGCGCACACGTTGAACTTGGCGGCTGAAGTCGCCGACACGGGGGTGACGGTCAACGTCTTTCGGCCGGGGATCGTCGACACCGCCATCCACGACTGGGTCCGCAGTCAACCCGAAGAGCGCATCGGTGCCGCGATCCGCAACCAGTTCGTCCACTTCCGTGACGCGGGCATGTTGATCAGCCCCGAACAGTCCGCCGCCGCGCTGCTGGCCCGGCTCGGCGGCGACGGGACCGGACAGATCTGGGACGTCAACGACGACACGCCACGGCGCTGA
- a CDS encoding TetR/AcrR family transcriptional regulator yields MPRGKTFDPEEKVEEALELFWREGCDAVSIQDLVEGLGLNRGSLYATYGDKEQLWRRALTRYCEQRRDYLSELLENPTTPVLPRIRRLMLDTANPTAGDPHGCLIVNAITERTNDPATMDIVTGQINHVEDVLRQAFTRARSGGEIPAGSSPRRLARFVVVTLQGLHVYDRALADPRRARDAVDVAMSAISSGAVSGGRT; encoded by the coding sequence ATGCCGCGTGGCAAGACGTTCGATCCGGAGGAGAAGGTCGAGGAGGCACTCGAGCTGTTTTGGCGCGAGGGCTGTGACGCCGTCAGCATTCAAGATCTCGTCGAGGGACTGGGGCTCAACCGCGGCAGTCTCTACGCGACCTATGGCGACAAGGAACAGCTGTGGCGGCGTGCGCTGACGCGCTACTGCGAGCAGCGCCGCGACTACCTGTCCGAGCTGCTCGAGAACCCGACGACGCCGGTGCTGCCCCGCATTCGGCGGCTCATGCTCGACACGGCCAATCCCACCGCCGGCGATCCCCACGGCTGCCTCATCGTCAACGCGATCACCGAACGCACCAACGATCCCGCGACGATGGACATCGTGACCGGTCAGATCAACCATGTGGAAGACGTGCTGCGCCAAGCGTTTACCCGGGCCCGATCGGGTGGAGAGATCCCCGCTGGATCCTCGCCCCGTCGACTTGCCCGGTTCGTGGTGGTCACGCTGCAGGGGCTGCACGTGTACGACCGCGCGTTGGCCGATCCGCGACGGGCGCGTGACGCCGTGGACGTCGCCATGTCGGCGATCTCTTCCGGCGCCGTCTCGGGCGGACGCACCTGA
- a CDS encoding CDGP domain-containing protein encodes MTNTTTQRMRRLAGGTVLFTAAVASIAVGAPAVGHADPGPTAGPTMGCEVIHWSWAWAGRRKVCDGPRQADGSWQRIRTVYDVAHTDPQSCTSDGSCSGGKFHPETVYNQEAYPVTDDTVLPDEPGWLPPYTYNVL; translated from the coding sequence ATGACCAACACCACCACACAGCGCATGCGCCGCCTCGCCGGCGGCACCGTCCTGTTCACCGCTGCCGTGGCGTCGATCGCCGTGGGTGCCCCGGCGGTCGGTCATGCCGATCCCGGCCCCACCGCCGGCCCCACCATGGGTTGCGAAGTCATCCACTGGAGTTGGGCCTGGGCTGGCCGCCGCAAGGTGTGCGACGGCCCCAGGCAGGCCGACGGAAGCTGGCAGCGCATCCGCACCGTATACGATGTGGCGCACACCGACCCACAGAGTTGCACGTCCGATGGCAGCTGCAGTGGGGGCAAGTTTCATCCGGAAACCGTCTATAACCAGGAGGCCTATCCGGTGACGGACGATACGGTGCTGCCCGACGAGCCCGGGTGGCTGCCGCCCTACACCTACAACGTCCTCTGA